From one Magnolia sinica isolate HGM2019 chromosome 18, MsV1, whole genome shotgun sequence genomic stretch:
- the LOC131233171 gene encoding protein NONRESPONDING TO OXYLIPINS 2, mitochondrial-like isoform X2: MAGRTGSLSRTLLSTARSSSFRSAPPLPRLRPPPPLAAPRPPRIRLSFVNPRSLGELGCTQSLLPLHSVVAAARLTSHLSVDSRACCELSQGT, encoded by the exons ATGGCTGGGCGAACAGGATCGCTTTCAAGGACTCTTCTCTCCACCGCAAGATCTTCGTCGTTCCGCTCCGCCCCACCACTTCCCCGCCTCCGCCCTCCTCCTCCCCTCGCCGCCCCTCGGCCCCCACGTATCCGTCTCTCCTTCGTCAATCCCAg GTCTCTTGGGGAGCTTGGGTGCACGCAGTCGCTCCTTCCACTTCACAGCGTCGTGGCCGCAGCACGCCTCACATCGCACCTGTCGGTCGATTCGCGCGCTTGTTGCGAGCTGTCTCAGG GTACTTGA
- the LOC131233171 gene encoding protein NONRESPONDING TO OXYLIPINS 2, mitochondrial-like isoform X1 encodes MAGRTGSLSRTLLSTARSSSFRSAPPLPRLRPPPPLAAPRPPRIRLSFVNPRSLGELGCTQSLLPLHSVVAAARLTSHLSVDSRACCELSQGTLPRTCQDR; translated from the exons ATGGCTGGGCGAACAGGATCGCTTTCAAGGACTCTTCTCTCCACCGCAAGATCTTCGTCGTTCCGCTCCGCCCCACCACTTCCCCGCCTCCGCCCTCCTCCTCCCCTCGCCGCCCCTCGGCCCCCACGTATCCGTCTCTCCTTCGTCAATCCCAg GTCTCTTGGGGAGCTTGGGTGCACGCAGTCGCTCCTTCCACTTCACAGCGTCGTGGCCGCAGCACGCCTCACATCGCACCTGTCGGTCGATTCGCGCGCTTGTTGCGAGCTGTCTCAGGGTACCCTCCCCCGCACTTGTCAAGATCGCTAG
- the LOC131233502 gene encoding plasmodesmata-located protein 8, protein MCKTLHKHSSSFPNTTLQTLKLSSSFFLLFLLLHISLSQSSPHLFIYGGCSQPKYQPNSPFQSNLNNLLSSLSNSASQSSYNSLATGNDSSTPPDAAVYGLYQCRGDLSTADCASCVQSAVAQLGLVCVYAYAAGLQLDGCFVRYDNVNFLNRLDTTLMYKKCSPSTSNDDEFFRKRDDVLADMQSGVGFRVRSVGTVEGVSQCMGDLSSSDCSACLSEAVSQLKNVCGSALAADVYLAQCYARYWASGYYSSADSSNEDDVGRTVSIIVGVLAGVAVVIVFLSFLRKAFA, encoded by the exons ATGTGCAAAACCCTTCACAAACACTCTTCCTCCTTTCCAAACACCACCCTCCAAACCCtaaaactctcctcctccttctttcttctcttccttttacttCACATATCTCTCTCTCAATCCTCACCCCATCTCTTCATCTATGGGGGCTGCTCTCAACCCAAATACCAACCCAACTCCCCTTTCCAATCCAACCTCAACAACTTATTATCTTCTCTATCCAACTCAGCCTCCCAATCCTCTTACAACAGCTTAGCCACCGGCAACGACAGCTCTACACCTCCCGACGCTGCCGTATATGGCCTCTACCAATGCCGCGGAGATCTGAGCACAGCTGATTGTGCCAGCTGTGTCCAAAGCGCCGTCGCCCAACTCGGATTGGTCTGTGTTTACGCGTACGCTGCTGGCTTGCAGTTAGACGGATGCTTCGTCCGATATGATAACGTTAACTTCTTGAATCGTCTTGATACGACGCTGATGTACAAGAAATGTAGTCCGAGTACGAGCAACGATGATGAGTTCTTTAGGAAAAGAGACGATGTTCTTGCCGACATGCAGTCGGGGGTCGGTTTTCGAGTTAGAAGCGTGGGAACGGTGGAGGGTGTTTCTCAGTGCATGGGGGATTTGAGTTCGAGCGATTGCTCAGCTTGCCTTTCGGAAGCTGTGTCGCAGCTGAAGAACGTCTGCGGGTCGGCATTGGCCGCTGATGTCTATCTTGCGCAGTGCTACGCTCGATACTGGGCTTCTGGGTATTACTCTTCTGCAG ATTCTTCCAACGAGGACGATGTGGGCAGAACAGTATCCATCATCGTAGGCGTATTGGCTGGCGTCGCCGTTGTGATTGTTTTCCTCTCCTTTTTAAGAAAAGCATTTG CCTAG
- the LOC131233733 gene encoding pectinesterase 2-like, producing the protein MAVPEMMLALLAIFMSFSLLPSPVTSNEAPPDITSWCSQTPYPKPCEYFLSHLPPSSVPKKKSDFKKIVMQLAMDRALKAQSHTRWLGDKCRNHLEKVAWADCLELYENTILQLNHTINPTAGCTDVDAQTWLSTALTSLDTCQTGFIELGAAEYMLPLMSNNVSKLICNSLAINNPLPSANETHKGGYPSWVRPGERKLLQASATPASQANLVVAKDGSGNFKTIKAAVDAASKRKGSGRFVIYVKAGVYKENVVIGNNMDNIMFVGDGIGKTIVTGSKSVGGGSTTFDSATFAIIGSGFIARDVTFQNTAGAAKHQAVALRSGSDLSVFYRCSFEGYQDTLYVHSQRQFYKECDIYGTVDFIFGNAAVVFQNCNIYVRRPMSGQQTTVTAQGRMDPNQNTGISIHNSRVTAASDLRPVQGSVKSYLGRPWKEYSRTVYMQTFLDSLINPAGWLEWSGNFALNTLYYVEYMNTGPGSSTDNRVKWRGYNVITNPTEVSQFTVENFISGGSWIPSAGVPFTSSL; encoded by the exons ATGGCAGTGCCGGAGATGATGCTTGCGCTATTAGCAATATTCATGTCCTTTTCTCTCCTTCCGTCTCCTGTTACTTCAAACGAAGCACCCCCCGACATAACATCATGGTGCAGCCAAACACCATACCCAAAACCCTGCGAGTATTTTCTGTCCCACCTCCCTCCTTCAAGCGTCCCCAAAAAGAAATCCGACTTCAAAAAGATTGTGATGCAACTAGCCATGGACCGGGCCCTCAAGGCCCAGAGCCATACTAGGTGGCTCGGTGATAAGTGCCGCAACCATCTCGAGAAAGTCGCATGGGCCGACTGCCTTGAGCTATATGAAAACACCATACTACAACTCAACCACACCATCAACCCAACCGCCGGTTGCACCGACGTCGACGCTCAAACATGGCTGAGCACCGCACTCACGAGCCTCGATACATGCCAGACAGGCTTCATCGAGCTGGGAGCAGCTGAGTACATGTTGCCGCTAATGTCGAACAACGTGTCCAAGTTGATTTGCAACTCTCTAGCGATCAACAACCCACTGCCCTCCGCGAACGAAACACATAAAGGCGGGTACCCGAGCTGGGTAAGGCCTGGTGAACGGAAGCTCCTGCAGGCGTCGGCAACACCAGCTTCGCAGGCGAATCTTGTTGTGGCCAAAGACGGATCGGGCAACTTTAAGACCATTAAAGCGGCAGTAGACGCGGCGTCGAAGAGGAAGGGAAGTGGGAGGTTTGTGATTTATGTGAAGGCAGGAGTATATAAAGAGAATGTGGTTATAGGAAACAATATGGACAATATAATGTTTGTGGGAGATGGGATTGGGAAGACTATAGTCACCGGTAGCAAGAGCGTCGGAGGAGGTTCTACCACTTTCGATTCGGCCACTTTCG CTATCATCGGCAGCGGATTCATAGCCCGCGACGTGACATTCCAAAACACGGCCGGTGCTGCAAAACATCAGGCAGTAGCATTGCGATCCGGCTCTGATCTATCCGTCTTCTACCGCTGCAGCTTCGAAGGGTACCAGGACACCCTCTACGTCCACTCCCAGAGGCAATTCTATAAAGAATGCGATATATACGGCACCGTCGACTTCATTTTTGGAAATGCGGCCGTTGTTTTCCAGAACTGCAACATCTATGTAAGGAGACCGATGAGTGGACAGCAGACCACGGTTACAGCCCAAGGCCGTATGGACCCAAATCAAAATACCGGGATTTCAATCCATAATTCTAGAGTCACGGCCGCTTCGGACTTAAGGCCAGTGCAGGGGTCCGTCAAATCATACCTTGGAAGGCCATGGAAGGAATACTCTCGGACGGTCTATATGCAGACGTTCCTCGATAGCTTGATCAATCCGGCCGGTTGGTTGGAATGGAGTGGCAATTTTGCTCTAAACACATTGTATTATGTTGAGTACATGAACACAGGCCCAGGTTCCTCCACCGACAACCGTGTGAAATGGCGGGGCTACAACGTCATAACCAATCCCACGGAAGTTTCTCAGTTCACCGTCGAGAACTTCATATCTGGCGGGTCGTGGATACCTTCCGCCGGCGTGCCTTTCACTTCCAGCCTTTGA